A portion of the Bactrocera neohumeralis isolate Rockhampton chromosome 2, APGP_CSIRO_Bneo_wtdbg2-racon-allhic-juicebox.fasta_v2, whole genome shotgun sequence genome contains these proteins:
- the LOC126755415 gene encoding probable cytochrome P450 12a4, mitochondrial: protein MFVGRRREWISIFKCNGAPKHNTAVKRLLSKQPTCFGQQTTTTMKANNQAALNNESKESHPEWQQARPFKEIHRVNPYTLFFKFLPGGRYYNLDAAQMFKAMFAEHGDIYFMPGMLGRPDIVLTQNPDDFEQIFRNEGAWPNRPSSLCLDYHRSELRADFYQDVEGLISTYGEKWASFRSAVNPILMQPKNINIYFDKMAQVNQEFVERIRTIRDPQTLEMPDDFDKWLQRFTLESVSIVALDRQLGLLCENSAVSPEVWTLFRSMSDFFTIPFDLDFKPSPWRYIATPKFKKLMRSLDNIQNITLKYINAAMERLAEEQRRGNVRPEQEQSVLEKLLRIDKKIATVMAMDMLMAGVDTTTTVFIGILLALAENPEKQQLLREEVMRVLPQRDGKFAADALSHIPYLRACIKEALRMYPLGTGNIRVTPKDIVLSGYQVPKNTWVSVVAASLLMDDRYYPRSKEYLPERWLRSAENGEGAVPLKPINPFIYMPFGFGPRMCVGRRISDLELELGIARFVRNFHIEFNYPTGDVFRTAMINLPNKPLKFKFTDIE, encoded by the exons ATGTTCGTAGGCCGAAGACGCGAGTGGATATCAATATTTAAGTGTAACGGTGCGCCAAAACACAACACGGCTGTAAAACGTCTGCTGAGCAAACAACCG ACATGTTTTGGGCAACAAACAACCACCACAATGAAAGCGAATAATCAGGCAGCACTTAACAATGAGAGTAAAGAGTCACACCCAGAATGGCAGCAGGCGCGTCCCTTCAAGGAAATTCACCGTGTGAACCCTTACAcacttttctttaaatttctgCCCGGCGGACGATACTACAACCTGGATGCCGCACAAATGTTCAAGGCGATGTTTGCCGAGCATGGGGATATTTACTTCATGCCTGGCATGTTGGGACGACCCGATATAGTACTGACGCAGAATCCCGATGATTTTGAGCAAATCTTTCGCAACGAAGGCGCCTGGCCGAACAGACCGAGCTCATTATGTTTGGACTACCATCGCAGCGAGTTGCGCGCAGATTTCTATCAGGATGTTGAGGGCCTTATATCAAC TTACGGCGAGAAATGGGCCTCGTTTCGTTCAGCTGTCAATCCGATACTTATGCAGcccaaaaatatcaatatttatttcgatAAGATGGCACAAGTCAATCAGGAATTTGTGGAGAG AATCCGCACCATACGTGATCCTCAAACACTAGAAATGCCCGACGACTTTGATAAATGGCTGCAACGTTTTACTCTCGAATCAGTTTCCATCGTCGCATTGGACCGCCAGCTAGGTCTGTTGTGTGAGAATAGCGCGGTGTCGCCCGAAGTGTGGACACTGTTTCGGAGCATGTCTGATTTCTTCACAATTCCCTTCGATTTGGATTTCAAGCCATCACCGTGGCGTTACATTGCCACACCAAAGTTCAAGAAACTCATGCGTTCACTggataatatacaaaatataacacTGAAATACATCAATGCTGCCATGGAGCGTCTAGCGGAGGAGCAGCGTAGAGGCAACGTAAGACCGGAGCAGGAGCAGAGTGTGTTGGAGAAATTACTGCGGATCGATAAGAAAATTGCCACAGTTATGGCAATGGATATGCTCATGGCCGGTGTCGATACG ACCACCACAGTCTTCATTGGTATTTTACTCGCTTTGGCTGAGAATCCTGAGAAGCAACAATTGCTACGTGAGGAAGTTATGCGCGTGTTGCCGCAGCGGGATGGCAAATTTGCCGCTGACGCTCTGAGCCACATACCTTATCTGCGTGCTTGTATCAAAGAAGCGCTGCGTATGTACCCATTAGGTACCGGCAATATACGTGTTACACCAAAAGACATCGTATTAAGCGGATATCAAGTGCCAAAAAATACTTGGGTTAGTGTGGTAGCGGCCAGTTTACTTATGGATGACCGTTATTATCCACGCTCGAAGGAGTACTTGCCGGAACGTTGGTTACGTTCGGCGGAAAATGGTGAAGGTGCTGTACCTCTTAAACCGATTAACCCCTTCATCTACATGCCTTTCGGTTTCGGTCCCAGAATGTGTGTTGGTCGAAGAATTAGTGATTTGGAACTGGAATTGGGTATTGCGCGGTTCGTTAGAAACTTTCACATAGAATTTAATTATCCAACCGGAGATGTTTTCCGTACTGCGATGATCAATTTGCCCAACAAACCACTCAAGTTTAAATTCACCGACATTGAATAG
- the LOC126755429 gene encoding probable cytochrome P450 12a5, mitochondrial yields MFLANIRRKGGFVIKKASVIRLFVTEQKSLHQQHVNTIALANSQTATPEQPDPNLDWQRARPFSELPRVGALRLIRKFLPGGAYAKLDFQDLVTTMRTDYGPIFMLPAMMGRPNIVVTHNPDDFRNIFRNEGVWPIRPFSETIRYHRNKWRADFFAGVEGAIATQGEQWNAFRKAVNPLLMQPKNIEMYGNKLAQVNQEFVERIRAIRNAETLEMPADFEECIQRWTLESVAVVALDKQLGLLREDSEYYADALKLIVALNDFMALSVDLDYKPTLWRFIATPKFKRLMKAMDNIQSVTWKYINETVRKLEKESQQGIERSEHEQSILERLLKTDKKIATVMAMDMLMAGVDTTSSLAVGALLCLAKNPEKQEILRAEVMRVLPQKDGAFIEDPLKHAPYLRACLKESLRVYPVAMGNMRVPQNDLVLSGYQVPKNTYVSMIFAPIQSDARYYSRPLEFLPERWLRANTEVDEPQQVTEECTQSIKASSPFVYLPFGFGPRVCLGRRISELEVGLGVARLVRNFKIEFNYPTDKAFKGMLINMPNIPLKFKFTDIE; encoded by the exons atgtttttagcaaATATTCGAAGGAAAGGAGGCTTTGTGATAAAGAAAGCTTCGGTTATACGCTTGTTTGTGACAGAACAG AAATCGCTGCATCAACAACATGTCAACACCATCGCTTTGGCAAATTCACAGACAGCTACGCCCGAACAACCCGACCCCAATTTAGATTGGCAAAGAGCACGTCCATTCAGCGAGCTACCTCGCGTTGGTGCGCTTAGATTGATACGTAAATTTTTACCAGGTGGAGCTTATGCCAAACTAGATTTCCAGGACTTGGTAACGACTATGCGTACCGATTATGGACCTATTTTCATGTTGCCCGCCATGATGGGTCGACCCAATATCGTAGTGACGCACAATCCTGACGATTTTCGAAATATCTTTCGCAATGAAGGTGTTTGGCCCATTAGACCATTTTCGGAAACTATACGTTATCATCGGAATAAATGGCGTGCAGATTTCTTTGCAGGCGTGGAGGGCGCAATCGCAAC GCAAGGTGAACAATGGAACGCCTTTCGTAAAGCCGTTAACCCCTTGCTTATGCAGCCGAAGAATATTGAGATGTATGGCAACAAATTAGCGCAAGTCAATCAAGAATTCGTAGAGCG AATACGTGCAATACGCAATGCGGAAACCTTAGAAATGCCCGCTGATTTTGAGGAATGCATACAGCGTTGGACCCTGGAATCGGTAGCTGTTGTGGCACTTGACAAGCAGCTCGGTCTACTGCGTGAGGACAGTGAATATTATGCTGACGCTTTGAAACTTATAGTGGCCTTGAATGATTTCATGGCACTTTCCGTAGACTTGGACTATAAACCAACACTGTGGCGTTTTATAGCCACACCGAAATTCAAACGTCTTATGAAAGCAATGGACAATATACAAAGTGTAACAtggaaatatataaatgaaacagTTAGAAAGCTTGAAAAGGAAAGCCAACAAGGCATCGAACGATCCGAACATGAGCAAAGTATACTGGAAAGATTACTGAAGACAGATAAGAAAATAGCGACTGTAATGGCTATGGATATGCTGATGGCGGGTGTTGATACG ACCTCCAGTTTAGCCGTTGGCGCCCTACTATGTTTGGCTAAAAATCCGGAAAAGCAAGAGATTTTACGCGCTGAGGTGATGCGTGTGTTGCCACAAAAAGACGGCGCTTTTATAGAGGACCCACTGAAACATGCGCCGTATCTGCGCGCTTGCCTCAAGGAATCTTTACGTGTTTACCCTGTGGCGATGGGAAATATGCGTGTACCACAAAATGATCTCGTACTGAGTGGATATCAGGTGCCTAAAAACACGTATGTCAGCATGATTTTCGCGCCAATACAATCGGATGCGCGTTATTACTCACGGCCTTTGGAATTTCTACCGGAACGTTGGCTACGTGCAAACACTGAAGTCGACGAGCCACAGCAGGTTACGGAGGAATGTACACAATCGATAAAGGCGAGTAGTCCTTTCGTGTATTTACCATTCGGTTTTGGTCCAAGAGTGTGCCTTGGTCGCAGAATAAGTGAATTGGAGGTGGGCTTGGGTGTAGCGAGATTGGTTAGGAATTTcaaaatagaatttaattacCCAACCGATAAGGCATTTAAAGGTATGTTAATTAATATGCCAAACATAccgttaaaatttaaattcaccGATATTGAGTAA